Genomic window (Phragmites australis chromosome 5, lpPhrAust1.1, whole genome shotgun sequence):
ATACCTAACTAGCTGCTAATCCGATCAAGTCGTGAACAAGATCACGCTGCATGGATCGGTTTTATTTTGCTGGAAATAAACCTACGAGATAAATGTGACAGGATTATAAACTTCAACAAATCACCCCCTAATCCTGTTGCCTAGGATCTCTTCACTTCAACGACACCAAGACTCCGCCGCAGCTCAATGAACTTGACAGGTCCCAGTGCTTTTGTGAGGAGATCAGCAAGCTGTCCGTCAGTTCCAATGTGATCGACTTACACCTTGCCATCTTCGATGCACTCACGAATAAAATGATAGCGTATATCAATGTGCTTACTGCGGTCGTGGTGCACCGGATTTTTACTCAGTGTGATTGCTGATTTGTTGTCGACGAGCAGCTTCACCATCATGGGATCGCACCTAGCGAGCTCTCCGTAGAGGCGACTCAGCTAGATGCCTTGGCAAGCTGCGGTTGCCGCTGCCATGTATTCTGCTTCACATGAGGAGAGAGCAACGACCTTCTGTTTGTGCGATGTCCATGTGATCGGGCTGTTGTTGAGGAAGAACACCACTCCAGTGGTGCTTTTGCGGTCGTTGACGTCGCCGGCGAGGTCGCTATCACTGTATCCAACCAGCGTGGCCTCCTCCGTGGCTCTCTTGTAGCAGCATCCATAGCCAGAGGTCCCTCGGACATAGCGTAGGATTTGTTTTACCGCCGCCTAGTGCGGCGCTCCCGGCGACTCCATATGCCAGCTGACGATGCCGACAGCGTGGGTGATGTCCGGCCTAGTGTTACAGAGGTAGCGTAGGCTCCCCACAACACTCCGGTACTTGGTGGCGTCGACAGCGCTGCCGGCGCTGTTCTTGATCAGCTGCAGCTGGTGCTCTATCGGCGTATTGCACGGGTTGCAGTTCCCCATGCCGGCTTGCTCCAGCACCTTCTCTGCATAGGTGCTCTGGCACAGCGTAATCATGCCATCACGCTGCTCGACCTCGATGCCCAAGTAGTAACTCAACAAGCCGAGATCGCTCATATCAAACAGGTGTTGCATCTGCTCCTTGAAGCTCACGATGTCCTTGACGTCCGTGCCGGTGATGACAAGATCATCTACGTAGACGTCGACCAGCAAGGCGCCTGCTTCAGTCGACCTCCTGTACACGGCATGCTCCAGAGGGCACCGCTCGAAACCGAGAGTGGTGAGCGAAGCGTCCAACTTCATGTTCCATGTGCGCGACGTCTGCCgcagcccatagagcgccttgtGCAGCCTGAGTACCTGCTGCTCGTGGTCGGAGTCGATGAAACCGGGCGGTTGGTGCACGTACACCTCTTCGACGAGATCGCCATTCAAAAACGATGATTTGACATCCATATGGTGCACTTGCCACCCAGAGTGCGCGGCGAGCGCCAGCAGCACGCGCACCGTCTCCATGCACGCCACCGGTGCAAAAACCTCGTCGAAGTCCACACCCTGTCGCTGCACATATCCCTTCGCGACCAGCCTGGCTTTATGCTTCACAATGTTACCAGCAGGATCTTTCTTTACCTTAAATACCCATTTGAGGCCAATGGGCTTGTGTCCAGGCGGGAGCGCAGCAAACTCCCAGGTGCCGTTGCTCTGGATCGCGCCTAGTTCATCCTCCATGGCATGCCTCCAGCACGGCTCTTGCAACGCTTCTTCCACGCTGCCAGGCTCCTCAGCAGCCAGCAGGCAAAGGTGGTTAATCTCCACCTCCTCTACCTCCCGGGCCTCATACAGCTTCTCAAGGATGCTGGGCATCCGCCGGTAACGCAGCGTCCGGCCGTCAGCGTCATGTCGCTCTGTGTCGTGCGACGGTGGTGTCGCCCAGTCGTGGGCGCGTGGAGCTGGTGTAGCCGGTGTCGCCTGCTGCGGGCTGTTGGGGTTCTCCACCACCGGCGTCGCGGGCTGCGGTGTCTCCATGGGATCCTGTCCGCCGGCGTCCGGCAGATCGCGGTACACCACTTCGAACGTGGTGCACGGTGTGGGGAGCGCGTCTGCGCCGGAGCTCCAGTCCCACCTGCGATGCTCCTCGAAGATCACGTCGCGCGTGACACGCAGCTGCTTCGTCGCCGGGTCGTACACCCGGTAGGCTTTCGCGCCATCTTCATAGCCGACGAACACCATGGGCGTCGAACGATCGGCCAGTTTGTCGATGCCGGGGCCGAGACGCTTTACGTGCGCCACGCAGCCAAACACCCGAAGGTGATGCACCTTCGGCTTCCTATTGTGCCACGCCTCGTAGGGCGTTTTTCCGTTGAGGCTGCGGGTGGGCGCACGGTTCAGAAGGTAGACCGCAGTCCGCACCGCCTTGCCCCAGAAATTTGCCGGGACGCCCATGCTTTTGAGCAGGCAACGAGCCATCTCCACCACCGTCTGATTACGGCATTCGACAACGCCGTTTTGCTGCGGCGTATACGGAGCGGTGGTGTAGTGCTTGATGCTGTGCTCGTCGCAGTATTCCCGGAACGCGGCGGAGTTGAACTCGCCACCACGGTCGGAGCGGAACGCCATGAGCCTCCTTCCCGACGTTGCCTCGGTGAGCGCCTTGACCCTCTTGAAGCATTTAAACGCCTCATCTTTGGACTTTATCACCTCAATCCACATAAAAGCAGTTGTGATCATCAACAATCAGCAAAAAATACCTGTTGTCGCCCGCCGTGGCTGGTTTGATCGGCCCGCACAAGTCACTGTGGACTAGCTCGAGCCCACGCTCGACGCGGTATGTGGACACCTGCGGGAACGGAACGCGGTGCTGCTTCCCAAGAGCGCACCCGTCGTAGAATTCCTCGACGCGATCGATCGACGGTACTCCTTCCGCCATGCCCTTCTGAGCGAGGGTGCGCAGCGAGCGGAAATTGAGGTGGCCGTAGCGCCCGTGCCACAGCCACGCCTCGTCCTGGATCGTAGACAGAAGACACATGGGCGCCACTAGCTTGAGCTTGATCGTGTACAGCCGATTCTTGGAGCGCGTCACCCGAGCGAGAAGCGCGCGCTCGCGGTCGAACAGCTGCAGGACGCCGTCCTCGACGACCACCTTGCatctgagctcgtccaattgcCCGAGACTCACGATGTTGCTGCGTAGCTTGGGGATCAGGTACACATCAGTGAGCGCCCGGTGACCCTTCTGGCGGCTCTCAAAGACGATCGTGCCGCGTCCGCAGATGTTGACGAGGGATCCATCTTCAAATTTGACGGTGCCCTTGATCGTCTCGTCGAGCGTGGTGAACACGCCCCTGTCGCCGGTCATATGGTTACTAGCGACGGTGTCAAAGTACCACACCCCGGCGCCAGCGTTCACCGGCAGGACCCACTCTTCATTGAGGTTGACGATCTCCACCACGCCTGGGCCGTCTCCACGGCCGCCGCTCGGCTGCAGCGCCTCGTCGTGCATGACCTTGTCGCACACCTGTGCCAGCAAGATCGCCGGCTGCTCGTCGTCGACTTGTGCGAGGTGCGCCTCCTCGCGTCCTTCACGCCGTTCCCGGCGTGGCTTGCGGCACTCCTTGGCGAAGTGCGCCCATATGCCGTAGTTGTGGCACTTGCCGTTCTGCAGCGGCGGCCTGTCCCGACTGCCACCATCGCGTCCGTCACCGCGGCCTCGACCGCGCTGCTTGCCACGCCCGCGGTTTCTGTCGCCGCCGGAGGAGCCACCCCCTTGCTCCCTTTGTTTCTGGCGGGCGTTCCACTCCTCCTCGGTGAGGAGTAGACGGCTCCCTGAGCCGCCGTCGTTGTTGTCCTCGTCGATGTGCTCCTCGACGATGCGGAGCCGGCCTGTGAGCTCATCAACCGACATGGTGGTGATGTCAAGCAAGGTCTCGATTGCAATGGCCACCTGCGAGTACTTGGAAGGCACCACACGTAGGAACTTACGTACGACCTTTACCTCTTCCAGGTTGTCTCCGAGCGAACGAAGATTTCCGGCGAGCCCCGAGATGCGCATCGAGAACTCATCCATCGTCTCGCCATCCCAGAACGAGATGGCCTCAAACTCCTTGCGGAGCTTCTGCGCGTTCGCCTCGCGGACACGCTCAACGCCGACGCGCTGGACCTTGATTGTGTCCCACGCCAGCTTCGCCGTCTCCTTTACCGCAAGAGACGCGTGCATCTCCTCCGGGACGGAGCGCAGTATCGCCGCCAACGCATGGCGATCCTCGTGGTGCGGGGCGTCCCCCGTCTCGACCGCGTCTCAGAGCGCCTTCGCCTGCAGGTTCACCATCATGACCAGGGACCACTCGGCGTAGTTGGTCCGTGTCAACATGGGCCAGATGatgtcgccaccgccgcctccggccTCCCTCACGACCTGCTGTACTACCACCTGGCCTCCTCTGCGTCGCGTCGTGCTCCGCCTGCGGCTTTGCGCACGGATGTGCGGCGCCGTCGGCGTCCGGGACGCGGAAGGGGAGCGAGGCTGCCCGCCGGACATGGCTACCAGAACGTGATCAaggctctgaataccacttgttGTAGCAGGAACGGGAAGAAGACTCAGTGAACACTCAGGATTTTTGGCGCTGCGCAAATATGTTATAGCTTTTCTGTTCTGTTCTCTTCTTTATTTAAACAGCTCATTAGCTCAACTGACTAACCGAACGATCCTATACTTGCGCCATGGCCAAGCTATGCGGACGTGCCATCCCACGTCCCTTGACCATGCCCAAGGCTATGCTGTTACAGCCAGTACTCGTGCCATCCCACAAGCTGAACGCAACGGCATGCATACCTAACTAGCTACTGATCCGGCCAAGTCGTGAACAAGCTCACGCTGCATGGACCGGTTTTATTTTGCTGGAAATAAACCTACGAGATAAATGTGACAGGATTACAAACTTCAACAGACAGGTCGCGACGGAGTCGGCGATCGATCCAACTAGCATGATCACTTGATGAGGTTGGTGATGGCCGTGCAGACGATCGCTATCTGCACGGACTCCGCGCCGTGCCGCGCGAGCGGCGACCGGGGTACGCCGGCCTGCGCGAAGGCGTCGTCGCACCGGCGCGCGAGGGACCCCGCCTCCGCGGCCTTCTCCTTCCCCGCCGCGTAGTCCCGCCGGTTGATCCCGTCGTACGCCTCCGCGAACGCGAACCCCGCCGCGTCGTACAGCTCCGCGCACCGCGacagcgccgcccgcgccctgGCGCCCGTCGGCGGCTTGGACAGCATGCCCTTGATGTCGTAGACGGCTTCGCCGGCGATGGCGACGCCCACGTCGGCGGCCACCTTGGCCAGGCCCCAGGTGTCCGCGTCGGGACTGTCGTGGTGGTGGCTCAGCCTCGACACGCAGAAGCGGTAGTCCACACGCCTGTCGCGGTCTGCAGCCGCCCTGCACGTCGTCTCCGGGGTGGCGCTGGCGCCGCCGCTCAACACGAAGAAGGCGGTGGCGACCAGAACGAGAGCTGTGAATGCCGTCATCGATCTAGCAGATAGCCGGCACTATTCCGGCAGGGAGCGCGCGAGCTGACGATTGCTTTGCTTGTGCTGCTTGAGCTGAGTGCCGACAGCCCGGGTGGCGTAAGCTGTGGAGTGTACTCTGTACTCTGTATTATGAATCGCGACAATACTGAGGTGGGGACCGTGTGTACTGGCCGAATTGTCTAGAATTTATGTGGGACCGTGTTCTTGATTTGGGCCTGCTCAGCGGGCCATGCTGGAATTAGTAAAGGCTTTTCCGTGCATCTGGCCCAGAAGGTTTGGTTGGGCTGATAAGTGAAGCACGACAGATCCGGCCCAGGTGGTGGTCCAACCAAAGCTCCTCGTGCAgtcgtgctgctgctgctcctcgacTGTGAAACAAACAGCTGCAGCGGCGGCAGCGATCGAGCTCTCGCCCCCTCCCTCGCTTCGCCTTCTGAATCCGATCCAGAGGAAGCATCGCGAGTCCGGGTGTCGGTTCTATCTATCGACGTCCGCGTCCAAAACTTCCACTAGATCCGGGTGAGGTGGGTGCGGTGCAAggtgcgattttttttttttttggaattccGGGAGAGGTTTGACGTTGTTTTGTCGCGGAGGTGTTCCATCCATGGCTACTCTGGTTTTGATCTTGTTTCCCGTTTATTTTGCTATGTTAAATCCAAGATAGAACCCTAATTCCGTATAG
Coding sequences:
- the LOC133917528 gene encoding pectinesterase inhibitor 8-like, which translates into the protein MTAFTALVLVATAFFVLSGGASATPETTCRAAADRDRRVDYRFCVSRLSHHHDSPDADTWGLAKVAADVGVAIAGEAVYDIKGMLSKPPTGARARAALSRCAELYDAAGFAFAEAYDGINRRDYAAGKEKAAEAGSLARRCDDAFAQAGVPRSPLARHGAESVQIAIVCTAITNLIK